The proteins below come from a single Metarhizium brunneum chromosome 1, complete sequence genomic window:
- the RAD5B_1 gene encoding DNA repair protein RAD5B encodes MDANGTFQSPQPPPWPSSETTVPLRGSRPGAEPAGQSATVQQSLNPNLAVAQGPVLQPSGPMPAWNPAALLQPSRRGFSATDLRNLPSGRPQPMYNHVANGHSRASPSVNDQMVFQFTSASDTSSNDHTSGSSTPTPPNGETSVSNANGVGLWIERMNNVQRRSNVPHPKRRKTEDPQDFAARASNMSIRSSSGMLGDYVRDRRQETDAGRLVPQTPTVDLTDGTDDDVMVLDDPKDEEVCYGMIKTSLNCSKVPSPKPGMQSLWGPGYNPGIKILLKRQSGERSLKIQACDHTREMIGLVELSCAAALTPLLDTNIRLRTDCRIPPHQKKPGEEPGQAISRAYNLDVVLYGPQRYARSIGALLSKHNLKLIAPHMVQKGIKVFNPHVSEWRPPPPKVYPTNAQGTYTSVANRTVEEIRSEVMGVFDSLKRNDDLPTMDPDARILTPLLKHQKQGLYFMATREKSLQEQSTEKGMVSFWRTKVNARGEKLYSNVITGQEQRAPPPETCGGILADMMGLGKTLSILSLVSSTIDESHKWEQVPIVQRPKMDPRLSSNGHSAMQTNFDPAAVTRHVKSTLVVCPLSTVTNWEEQMKQHVAPGGLSYHIYHGSNRIKDVDKLAEFDLVITTYGSVSNELGSRRKGKDGIYPLEEIGWFRIVLDEAHMIRESSTLQFKAMCRLQAERRWAVTGTPVQNRLDDLAALLSFLRLHPFDDRSKFNRYIVEPFKACDPEIVPKLRVLVDTITLRRLKDKIDLPKREDLVIRLNFSPEERSIYELFARNAQDRVKVLAGVKDGKALGGNTYIHILKAILRLRLLCAHGKDLLNEEDLAALRGMSAEMAIDIDDDDEDGPTLSHQKAHEMFSLMQDTNNDACIECSKKLNAGEGQNLDAEQQDDILGYMTPCFHVVCRNCCRSYRERAQQFLAPGQNTGPCLICGSHVRLEFVELRRDDVDAEHDGPAKTKAKDTKKRFDKYDGPHTKTKALVEDLLKSKAASQACPNEPPFKSVVFSGWTSHLDLIELALKPAGITFVRLDGSMTRMARTSAMEKFREDNTVEVILVSIMAGGLGLNLTAGNTVYVMEPQYNPAAEAQAIDRVHRLGQKRPVRTVRYIMLDSFEEKMLELQEKKMKLASLSMDGQSKALDKAEAARQKLMDLRSLFK; translated from the exons ATGGATGCCAACGGTACCTTCCAATCACCTCAGCCTCCACCGTGGCCGTCGAGTGAAACCACGGTGCCCTTGAGAGGTTCACGACCCGGTGCTGAGCCCGCCGGTCAATCCGCCACCGTGCAGCAGTCACTGAATCCTAATCTTGCTGTTGCTCAAGGTCCAGTCTTGCAGCCTTCCGGCCCCATGCCGGCCTGGAATCCGGCGGCCTTGCTGCAACCAAGCCGTCGAGGCTTCAGCGCGACTGATTTGCGAAACCTTCCCTCCGGCCGTCCTCAGCCCATGTATAATCATGTGGCAAATGGCCACAGCCGAGCATCACCGTCGGTGAATGACCAAATGGTATTCCAGTTCACAAGTGCTAGTGACACCTCGTCCAACGACCATACCAGCGGTTCTTCAACCCCAACTCCTCCAAATGGCGAGACATCTGTTTCCAATGCCAACGGCGTGGGGCTTTGGATTGAGCGTATGAATAATGTCCAGCGTCGTTCCAACGTTCCCCATCCCAAGCGCCGCAAGACAGAGGACCCTCAGGACTTTGCTGCTAGAGCCAGTAACATGTCCATCCGGAGCAGCAGCGGTATGCTGGGCGACTACGTGAGAGACAGGCGGCAAGAGACTGACGCCGGTCGCCTTGTACCGCAAACTCCTACTGTCGATCTTACCGATG GCACAGATGATGACGTAATGGTCCTAGATGATCCAAAGGATGAGGAGGTGTGCTATGGAATGATCAAAACCAGTCTCAACTGCAGCAAGGTTCCATCACCCAAGCCAGGAATGCAAAGTCTTTGGGGCCCTGGATATAATCCCGGCATCAAGATATTGCTGAAACGACAAAGTGGTGAAAGATCGTTGAAAATCCAAGCCTGTGATCACACTCGTGAGATGATTGGTCTTGTCGAGCTATCATGTGCAGCAGCACTTACTCCTCTCCTCGACACAAACATACGTTTACGAACAGATTGCCGCATACCGCCGCACCAAAAGAAACCCGGCGAGGAGCCTGGGCAGGCAATCTCAAGAGCATACAATTTAGACGTTGTTCTCTATGGTCCCCAAAGGTATGCCCGGTCTATTGGCGCCTTACTGAGCAAGCACAACTTGAAGCTTATTGCTCCGCATATGGTGCAGAAGGGTATTAAAGTGTTCAATCCTCATGTCTCGGAATGGCGGCCACCTCCGCCAAAGGTTTACCCAACCAACGCGCAAGGCACATACACAAGTGTCGCCAACCGAACCGTGGAAGAGATTCGTTCCGAGGTTATGGGTGTTTTTGATTCTCTCAAGAGAAATGACGACCTTCCAACAATGGACCCAGACGCACGAATCCTCACGCCTCTGCTTAAGCATCAGAAGCAAGGCCTGTACTTCATGGCTACCAGGGAGAAGTCGCTCCAGGAGCAATCCACAGAAAAGGGCATGGTCTCATTTTGGCGGACGAAAGTCAACGCCAGAGGCGAGAAGTTGTATTCCAATGTCATCACCGGTCAAGAACAGAGAGCACCACCCCCAGAAACTTGCGGTGGTATCCTCGCCGACATGATGGGTCTTGGAAAAACGTTGAGTATCCTTTCCTTGGTCTCGAGCACGATAGACGAGTCTCACAAGTGGGAGCAAGTTCCCATCGTTCAACGGCCAAAAATGGACCCAAGGCTGTCTAGCAATGGCCATTCTGCTATGCAAACCAATTTCGACCCCGCCGCAGTCACTCGCCATGTCAAATCAACATTGGTTGTGTGTCCGCTTAGCACTGTGACAAATTGGGAGGAGCAGATGAAACAACATGTTGCACCCGGCGGTCTTTCATACCACATTTACCATGGCTCCAATCGGATCAAGGATGTGGACAAGCTTGCCGAATTCGATCTTGTCATTACTACGTACGGATCCGTCTCTAACGAGCTAGGCTCTCgccgcaagggcaaggacgGTATTTATCCACTGGAAGAGATCGGTTGGTTCCGAATCGTCCTCGATGAGGCACACATGATTCGTGAGTCATCGACTCTTCAGTTCAAAGCCATGTGCCGGCTGCAAGCGGAACGACGCTGGGCAGTCACAGGTACCCCTGTACAAAACAGACTAGATGATCTGGCTGCTCTGCTGAGCTTCTTGCGGCTACACCCATTTGACGATCGATCCAAATTCAACCGCTACATTGTTGAGCCTTTCAAGGCATGCGACCCTGAGATTGTGCCAAAGCTGCGAGTGCTCGTCGACACAATCACTCTTCGTCGCCTAAAGGATAAGATCGATCTACCCAAGCGCGAAGACTTGGTTATCCGGTTAAATTTCAGCCCCGAGGAACGCTCCATCTACGAATTGTTTGCGCGGAATGCCCAAGACCGGGTTAAGGTCCTGGCTGGCGTCAAAGATGGAAAAGCCCTAGGAGGCAATACATATATTCATATTCTGAAGGCTATTTTAAGACTGAGGCTTCTCTGTGCCCACGGCAAGGATTTGCTGAATGAGGAGGACCTGGCTGCTCTACGGGGCATGTCTGCTGAGATGGCAATTGacattgatgacgatgacgaagacgggCCTACTTTATCACACCAGAAGGCTCATGAGATGTTCTCGCTAATGCAGGACACGAACAACGACGCTTGTATCGAGTGTAGCAAGAAACTGAACGCAGGCGAAGGCCAGAATCTCGACGCTGAACAGCAAGACGATATTCTCGGTTACATGACGCCTTGCTTCCACGTGGTTTGCCGAAATTGTTGTCGGAGCTATCGCGAAAGGGCCCAGCAGTTCCTTGCACCTGGTCAGAATACTGGTCCATGCTTGATTTGTGGTTCCCACGTCCGCTTAGAATTTGTCGAGCTTCGCCGCGACGATGTGGACGCCGAGCACGATGGGCCTGCCAAGACGAAGGCCAAAGACACCAAGAAGAGGTTTGACAAATACGATGGCCCGCACACGAAGACCAAGGCACTTGTTGAAGATCTCTTGAAGTCCAAGGCCGCTAGTCAAGCCTGTCCAAATGAGCCGCCATTCAAATCAGTGGTGTTCTCGGGATGGACCTCCCACCTCGACCTTATTGAGCTAGCCCTTAAGCCTGCGGGCATCACCTTTGTCCGACTGGATGGCAGCATGACCCGAATGGCTCGAACTTCCGCCATGGAAAAGTTCCGCGAAGACAACACCGTGGAAGTCATCCTCGtgtccatcatggccggcggTCTGGGCCTGAATCTGACGGCCGGCAACACCGTTTACGTCATGGAGCCGCAGTACAACCCTGCCGCGGAGGCCCAGGCCATAGACCGAGTCCACCGCTTAGGACAGAAGCGGCCCGTCCGCACCGTCCGATACATCATGCTGGATAGCTTTGAGGAGAAGATGCTGGAGTtgcaagagaagaagatgaagctgGCCAGTCTCAGTATGGACGGCCAAAGCAAGgcgctggacaaggccgaggccgcgaGGCAGAAGTTGATGGACTTGCGCAGCCTTTTCAAGTAA
- the SRP68 gene encoding Signal recognition particle subunit SRP68, with protein MDITSYVVQGRDQALLYGDYSTYHGQLAKRLLSSRKKLGIVTKNRGKFQKKEEIAAEQVSSNNEYVHLLLLTSERAWAQAMSFKASNSATQKDITGRTKSHIVSRLNKASRAAQRLVELLSDPASGSSTNDVLEAKSYAALIRGAMLFERHDWEPCLQSYAVSRVIYSALASAGKSDLFKDLLSETIDPSIRYAAYRLKTPRTVPIPTIAKKSFPRSDDALVKEINRLDPSILAEGDDATKLGNAAENAPRTITWRSRQVQIEDAQISLAWASVETAKMNLTRNFAQSQDKQPYEIAAQYDEILMTTQDAVDATKQAIDELKAEGVPQSDPRMQRLQITRTAVNYEMISWRIGRNRVLTGLQDGGPEDYNASRRRKIKAPKDTEAGEQKKQRELPPSKKLAKLKEKVALYDGTLQNVQSIKELPGVAADEALATKLNGYEKYFGSLKCFSIARSHAITNNATNALALINHAHSLIQEASSNLSQGNDDVNQQQTTPVSIDVTAEAVSYLSSLLNGELQRYRAIVHMHNLRDAESVAAKGDFDSPLISKLHTYPRRVNLRNIVEFPPKMELIPMKPIFLDVAWNYIDYPGKTPAPTAALGPSSVGTKEQPKKKGWFGFGR; from the exons ATGGATATCACCAGTTACGTGGTGCAGGGCCGAGACCAAGCCTTGCTCTACGGCGACTACTCCACCTATCATGGCCAACTGGCCAAACGCCTCCTGAGCTCTCGCAAGAAGCTGGGTATTGTCACCAAGAATCGTGGCAAGTTtcagaagaaggaagaaatcGCGGCTGAGCAAGTTTCTTCCAACAACGA ATATGTCCATCTGCTTCTTCTGACGAGCGAGCGGGCCTGGGCACAGGCAATGAGCTTCAAAGCTTCAAACTCTGCCACGCAAAAGGACATCACTGGAAGAACCAAATCACACATTGTGTCCCGACTCAATAAGGCTTCCCGTGCCGCGCAGCGCCTGGTTGAGCTCCTTTCAGATCCGGCTTCTGGCTCCTCAACCAACGATGTCCTGGAGGCGAAATCGTATGCTGCCCTGATACGTGGCGCTATGCTATTTGAGAGGCACGACTGGGAGCCTTGCCTTCAGAGTTATGCTGTTTCCCGTGTCATCTACAGTGCGCTGGCAAGCGCTGGCAAAAGCGATCTCTTCAAGGACCTCTTGTCCGAGACCATTGACCCTTCTATCCGATATGCCGCCTACCGACTGAAGACGCCACGGACCGTGCCTATTCCAACCATTGCCAAAAAGTCATTCCCCCGATCAGACGATGCTCTCGTCAAGGAAATCAATCGCCTAGACCCAAGCATCCTCGCAGAAGGCGACGATGCCACCAAGCTGGGAAATGCTGCTGAGAATGCACCTAGGACCATTACCTGGCGCTCACGACAAGTTCAAATTGAAGATGCTCAGATATCATTGGCATGGGCCTCTGTTGAAACTGCGAAAATGAACCTGACCCGCAACTTCGCGCAATCGCAAGACAAGCAGCCCTATGAAATCGCGGCCCAGTACGACGAAATCCTCATGACAACACAggacgccgtcgacgctACGAAGCAGGCTATCGACGAGCTCAAGGCAGAGGGCGTACCCCAGAGCGACCCCCGTATGCAGCGACTGCAAATCACTCGCACTGCCGTCAACTACGAAATGATTAGTTGGAGAATCGGCCGCAACAGAGTCCTGACTGGCCTCCAGGACGGCGGTCCCGAGGACTACAATGCctccagaagaagaaaaataaaggcCCCAAAGGACACCGAAGCCGGTGAACAAAAGAAACAGCGAGAACTGCCACCCAGCAagaagctggccaagctgaaGGAGAAGGTTGCCCTGTATGATGGTACACTACAAAACGTCCAGTCAATCAAGGAGCTTCCCGGTgtggccgccgacgaggcgcTCGCGACCAAGCTCAACGGCTACGAAAAGTACTTTGGGTCGCTCAA ATGTTTCTCCATTGCGCGATCCCacgccatcaccaacaacgccaccaacgccctcgccctcatcaATCACGCCCACTCCCTCATTCAAGAAGCTTCCTCCAACCTATCCCAAGGCAACGACGATGTCAATCAACAGCAAACCACCCCGGTGAGCATCGACGTCACTGCTGAGGCCGTCTCCTACCTCAGCAGTCTCCTCAACGGCGAGCTCCAACGCTACCGTGCCATCGTCCACATGCACAATCTCCGCGACGCCGAGAGTGTAGCTGCCAAGGGCGACTTTGACTCCCCGCTCATCTCCAAGCTGCACACCTACCCCCGGCGCGTCAACCTTCGCAACATAGTGGAGTTCCCGCCCAAGATGGAACTTATCCCCATGAAGCCAATCTTCCTCGACGTCGCTTGGAATTACATCGACTACCCGGGTAAGACACCCGCGCCAACGGCTGCGCTCGGGCCAAGCAGTGTTGGAACGAAGGAACAGCCTAAGAAGAAGGGATGGTTCGGCTTTGGACGGTAG